From Streptomyces sp. CMB-StM0423, a single genomic window includes:
- a CDS encoding ATP-binding protein yields the protein MHAPTADPTLAALFSPTPRGARRARLLAVHQLAAWGIPRTTATAEAVAVVTAELAANAAVHGRHPGRCFRLRLRLMEHVVRIEISDARPERPLPTAAPPGAVHPESDRGRGLVLVAAFAERWGCFQADAVVKTVWAEVRR from the coding sequence ATGCACGCACCAACCGCCGACCCCACCCTCGCCGCGCTCTTCAGCCCCACCCCCCGCGGCGCCCGCCGTGCCCGGCTGCTCGCCGTGCACCAACTCGCCGCGTGGGGCATCCCCCGCACGACTGCCACCGCCGAGGCCGTCGCCGTCGTGACCGCCGAGCTGGCCGCCAACGCGGCCGTGCACGGACGGCATCCGGGGCGGTGCTTCCGGCTGCGGCTGCGGCTGATGGAGCACGTCGTACGGATCGAAATCTCCGACGCCCGCCCCGAACGGCCTCTCCCCACGGCCGCCCCGCCCGGCGCGGTTCACCCCGAGAGCGACCGCGGCCGCGGGCTCGTCCTCGTCGCCGCGTTCGCCGAGCGCTGGGGCTGCTTCCAGGCCGACGCCGTCGTCAAGACCGTCTGGGCCGAGGTCCGGCGGTAG
- a CDS encoding winged helix-turn-helix transcriptional regulator, whose translation MTTDAFLADCRARLAFDLLSNTWNAVVLWALRDGPRRPVELRERIGGISSKVLTETLRRLQFNGLVERDEWPGAAGRVEYGLTELGESLLTPIGAFGAWAFAHGDEVMAAQEASCASPREG comes from the coding sequence GTGACGACTGACGCGTTTCTCGCCGACTGCCGGGCCCGCCTCGCCTTCGACCTGCTCTCCAACACGTGGAACGCCGTGGTGCTGTGGGCGCTGCGCGACGGCCCGAGGCGGCCGGTGGAACTGCGGGAGAGGATCGGCGGCATCAGCTCCAAGGTCCTGACGGAGACGCTGCGGCGGCTGCAGTTCAACGGCTTGGTCGAACGGGATGAGTGGCCCGGGGCGGCGGGGCGGGTGGAGTACGGGCTGACGGAGTTGGGAGAGAGCTTGCTGACGCCGATCGGCGCGTTCGGGGCGTGGGCTTTCGCGCACGGGGACGAGGTGATGGCGGCCCAGGAGGCGTCGTGCGCGTCGCCGCGGGAGGGGTAG
- a CDS encoding NADPH-dependent F420 reductase, translating into MKIGVLGTGNMAHALATHWVRAGHHLTIGGRDIRKAQHLAARLGGSTTAGDLRAAAGAGQDVVLAALPFDAGAHVVRDLRTALDGKVLLDCSNPVGPGFRLLTDRGPSAAQLLAAAAPGAHVVKAFNLCHEDVWRMRPPVFDGRPLAVPLCGDDPTALALVHELIRDVGCEPVPGGGLERAGLLEATAALFIALWVGEGADAQAIAPPLAYATGSADPREAEGGTEAAALR; encoded by the coding sequence ATGAAGATCGGCGTATTGGGAACCGGCAACATGGCCCACGCCCTCGCCACCCACTGGGTACGCGCCGGGCACCACCTCACCATCGGCGGACGCGACATCCGCAAAGCCCAGCACCTCGCCGCCCGCCTCGGCGGCAGCACCACCGCCGGCGACCTCCGTGCCGCCGCCGGGGCCGGCCAGGACGTAGTCCTGGCCGCCCTGCCCTTCGACGCTGGCGCACACGTCGTACGGGACCTCCGCACCGCCCTGGACGGCAAGGTGCTCCTCGACTGCTCCAACCCCGTCGGCCCCGGCTTCCGCCTGCTCACGGACCGCGGCCCCTCAGCCGCCCAGCTCCTCGCCGCCGCGGCCCCGGGAGCCCACGTGGTCAAAGCGTTCAACCTCTGCCACGAAGACGTCTGGCGCATGCGGCCGCCCGTCTTCGACGGACGCCCCCTCGCCGTACCGCTGTGCGGCGACGACCCGACAGCCCTCGCGCTCGTACACGAGTTGATACGCGACGTCGGCTGCGAACCCGTCCCCGGCGGCGGCCTCGAACGCGCCGGGCTCCTCGAAGCGACCGCCGCGCTGTTCATCGCTCTCTGGGTAGGCGAAGGCGCAGACGCCCAAGCGATAGCCCCGCCCCTCGCCTACGCCACCGGGTCTGCCGACCCCCGGGAGGCCGAAGGCGGTACGGAGGCGGCGGCGCTCCGCTGA
- a CDS encoding helix-turn-helix domain-containing protein, whose protein sequence is MGNNRRRGKRIDDDGRPGSWVAYGRLLKFFRTKAGLTQEELAERMGYSLDHCASVEQGRRPAKAEFTERAEEVVEAGGVLAELQDEVDFAQLPTFFRDLATLEKEAAIRFSYDPLVIPGLLQTESYARILLGGAYPPIDDETVDDWLTARLARQSLLTRKKPLVAFAFIIEEATLHRMVGSRQVMKAQLRRLLECAELRNVDIQVMPSARAVHGGLNGHMVLLEAADGKQSVYVESQGCVMSRVGREQTSAFWLRYGSMRAFALSNEDSARLIEEVAGDL, encoded by the coding sequence ATGGGAAACAACCGCCGCCGGGGAAAGCGCATCGACGACGACGGCAGGCCGGGGAGCTGGGTCGCGTACGGCAGGCTGCTGAAGTTCTTCCGCACGAAGGCGGGGCTGACGCAGGAGGAGTTGGCCGAGCGGATGGGGTACTCGCTGGACCACTGCGCGTCGGTGGAGCAGGGACGGCGGCCGGCGAAGGCGGAGTTCACGGAGCGGGCGGAGGAGGTGGTGGAGGCGGGGGGTGTGCTGGCGGAGTTGCAGGATGAGGTGGATTTCGCGCAGTTACCGACGTTCTTCCGGGACTTGGCGACGTTGGAGAAGGAGGCGGCGATCCGGTTCTCGTACGACCCTCTGGTGATCCCGGGTCTGTTGCAGACCGAGAGTTACGCGAGAATCCTTCTTGGCGGTGCGTACCCGCCTATCGACGACGAGACGGTCGACGACTGGTTGACCGCCCGCCTGGCACGTCAGTCGCTACTCACCCGCAAGAAGCCCCTGGTTGCGTTCGCCTTCATCATCGAGGAGGCGACGCTGCACCGCATGGTGGGGAGCCGTCAGGTCATGAAGGCGCAGCTCCGCCGACTACTGGAGTGTGCGGAGCTGCGCAATGTCGACATCCAGGTGATGCCCTCGGCACGCGCAGTGCATGGCGGCCTGAACGGCCACATGGTGCTGCTGGAGGCAGCCGACGGAAAGCAGTCCGTCTACGTCGAGTCCCAAGGCTGCGTGATGTCCCGGGTTGGCCGGGAACAGACCAGCGCCTTCTGGCTCCGTTACGGTTCAATGCGCGCGTTCGCCCTCAGTAATGAGGATTCGGCCCGCCTGATCGAGGAAGTGGCAGGAGACCTATGA
- a CDS encoding S16 family serine protease — protein sequence MTLALCAAPVAGLIAAAAFAPLPFSLAKPGMTADVLGDHQGSPVITVSGAEQHATDGELRMTTIAATGPEVDLRLADIATGWFATDEAVMPKEAVYPVGDSRKEIREYNAEQMRESQNTAVTAALNHLGRKPGSVDVELRLTDVGGPSAGLFFALGIVDKLGPDDLTGGRVIAGTGTIARDGTVGAVGGVPLKTQAAKRDGATVFLVPKAECADAQSELPEGLRLVPVEKLSDAVTSLKALESGGGVPSC from the coding sequence GTGACCCTCGCGCTCTGTGCCGCGCCCGTCGCCGGGCTGATCGCCGCCGCGGCGTTCGCTCCGCTGCCCTTCTCGCTGGCCAAGCCCGGGATGACCGCCGACGTGCTCGGCGACCACCAGGGCAGCCCCGTCATCACCGTCTCCGGCGCGGAACAGCACGCCACCGACGGCGAGTTGCGGATGACGACGATCGCCGCGACCGGACCCGAGGTCGATCTGCGGCTCGCGGACATCGCCACCGGCTGGTTCGCCACCGACGAGGCCGTGATGCCCAAGGAGGCCGTGTATCCGGTGGGCGACTCCCGCAAGGAGATCCGGGAGTACAACGCGGAGCAGATGCGCGAGTCCCAGAACACCGCCGTCACCGCCGCCCTGAACCACCTCGGCCGCAAGCCCGGCAGCGTCGACGTCGAGCTGCGCCTCACCGACGTCGGCGGGCCCAGCGCCGGGCTCTTCTTCGCCCTGGGGATCGTCGACAAGCTCGGCCCCGACGACCTGACCGGCGGCCGGGTCATCGCCGGTACGGGCACGATCGCGCGGGACGGCACCGTCGGCGCGGTCGGCGGCGTACCGCTGAAGACGCAGGCCGCCAAGCGCGACGGCGCGACGGTGTTCCTGGTGCCGAAGGCGGAGTGCGCCGACGCGCAGTCGGAGCTGCCCGAGGGGCTGCGGCTGGTGCCGGTGGAGAAGCTGTCGGACGCGGTGACGTCGCTGAAGGCGCTGGAGTCGGGCGGCGGCGTACCGAGCTGCTGA
- a CDS encoding DUF397 domain-containing protein translates to MSTTDPGVSWFKSSYSSQDGGDCIEVAPTPHTVHVRDSKDPEGPILRFTPDAWTRFVALVVATDQEPRTH, encoded by the coding sequence ATGAGCACCACTGACCCAGGGGTGTCCTGGTTCAAGTCGAGCTACAGCAGCCAGGACGGCGGCGACTGCATCGAGGTCGCACCCACCCCGCACACCGTCCACGTACGCGACTCGAAGGACCCGGAGGGTCCCATACTCCGCTTCACCCCCGATGCCTGGACCCGGTTCGTCGCCCTCGTCGTCGCTACAGACCAGGAACCGCGTACCCATTGA
- a CDS encoding acyltransferase family protein, whose protein sequence is MRIEREQQEAARDDERDERRRPAFRPDVEGLRAVALGLVLLYHAGVPWFPGGYVGVDVFFVVSGFLITGLLLREAERHGKVSLLRFYGRRARRLLPAAAVVVLAVCLAAVQWMPPLERRNVAADAVGAALYATNWQQAGRAVDYSAADAEASPLQHYWSLAVEEQFYLAWPLLVLAVLWTFRKVRGGGKKPVRAGDTGRAPLPARFGLRARLAVVLGALAAVSFAHAVRLSAEEGGVAYFSTFTRGWELAVGGLLALVPAAAWRRALPAAGTGAGPGARTGALAAGALAAAGLAAVAYAGLRFDDATRFPGPWGLLPVLGTAAVIAAGCGPAAHPVARLLSVPPLRYAGRISYSWYLWHWPAVVFVPLALDRELSVRWMLVVVAAAALPAALTHRLVEEPVRRARVLLPTPRALAVGAACTTATVLVAAGSWISAPTIALASAEQARGAAALADEDQPQKSAKALRPLPEKATDDRGKVHDDGCLAGQQETESGDCAYGNKGGSDTVVLFGDSHAMQYSPALEKITERRGLRLVTLTKSACTPAQVTVFNNQLQRTYTECDEWRDNALDRIEEEDPDLIITGTQDVKTVVEDGKRLGGKESAKAHQKGYEETMDDLLGTGATVLTLADNPYPPEDIPSCVSGAVRDLEDCAFSEADGYGYEPVSARANAKFDEVGLIDPKPVMCKDGTCPAVIGNVIVYRNGAHITASYMETLTDWLDGQLPRVT, encoded by the coding sequence ATGCGTATCGAGCGGGAGCAGCAGGAGGCTGCGCGAGACGACGAGCGAGACGAGCGGCGCCGCCCGGCGTTCCGCCCCGACGTGGAGGGGCTCCGGGCGGTGGCGCTCGGCCTTGTCCTGCTCTACCACGCGGGCGTCCCCTGGTTCCCCGGCGGATACGTCGGCGTGGACGTCTTCTTCGTCGTCTCCGGCTTCCTCATCACCGGCCTGCTGCTGCGCGAGGCGGAGCGGCACGGCAAGGTGTCGCTGCTGCGCTTCTACGGCCGCCGGGCGCGCCGGCTGCTGCCCGCGGCGGCGGTCGTGGTGCTGGCGGTGTGCCTGGCGGCGGTGCAGTGGATGCCGCCGCTGGAGCGGCGGAACGTCGCGGCGGACGCGGTGGGCGCGGCGCTGTACGCGACGAACTGGCAGCAGGCGGGGCGGGCCGTCGACTACTCGGCGGCGGACGCGGAGGCGAGCCCGCTCCAGCACTACTGGTCGCTGGCGGTGGAGGAGCAGTTCTATCTGGCGTGGCCGCTGCTGGTGCTGGCGGTGCTGTGGACGTTCCGGAAGGTACGGGGCGGGGGTAAGAAGCCGGTACGCGCGGGCGATACCGGCCGTGCGCCCCTCCCGGCCCGCTTCGGGCTGCGGGCGCGGCTGGCGGTGGTGCTGGGGGCGCTGGCGGCGGTGTCCTTCGCGCACGCCGTGCGGCTGAGCGCCGAGGAGGGCGGGGTCGCGTACTTCTCGACGTTCACCCGCGGCTGGGAGCTGGCCGTCGGCGGGCTCCTCGCCCTGGTCCCCGCCGCCGCCTGGCGCCGCGCCCTGCCCGCCGCCGGGACCGGCGCCGGTCCCGGCGCCCGGACGGGTGCGCTCGCCGCCGGTGCGCTGGCGGCGGCAGGGCTTGCGGCCGTCGCGTACGCCGGACTGCGGTTCGACGACGCCACCCGCTTCCCGGGTCCGTGGGGCCTGCTGCCGGTGCTGGGCACCGCGGCCGTCATCGCCGCCGGCTGCGGGCCCGCCGCCCACCCCGTGGCCCGGCTGCTGTCCGTGCCGCCGCTGCGGTACGCGGGGCGGATCTCGTACTCCTGGTACCTGTGGCACTGGCCCGCCGTCGTCTTCGTGCCCCTCGCGCTGGACCGCGAGCTGTCCGTGCGCTGGATGCTCGTCGTGGTCGCCGCCGCCGCGCTGCCCGCGGCGCTCACGCACCGGCTCGTGGAGGAGCCCGTACGCCGCGCCCGCGTCCTCCTGCCCACCCCCCGCGCCCTGGCCGTCGGCGCCGCCTGCACGACCGCCACGGTGCTCGTCGCGGCCGGCTCCTGGATCTCCGCCCCGACCATCGCGCTGGCCTCCGCGGAACAGGCCCGCGGCGCCGCCGCCCTCGCCGACGAGGACCAGCCGCAGAAGTCCGCGAAGGCGCTGCGCCCGCTCCCGGAGAAGGCCACCGACGACCGCGGCAAGGTCCACGACGACGGCTGCCTGGCCGGGCAGCAGGAGACGGAGTCGGGGGACTGCGCCTACGGCAACAAGGGCGGCAGCGACACCGTCGTCCTCTTCGGCGACTCGCACGCCATGCAGTACTCCCCCGCGCTGGAGAAGATCACCGAGCGGCGCGGCCTGCGGCTGGTCACCCTCACGAAGTCGGCCTGCACCCCGGCCCAGGTCACGGTCTTCAACAACCAGCTCCAGCGCACGTACACCGAGTGCGACGAGTGGCGCGACAACGCCCTGGACCGGATCGAGGAGGAGGATCCCGACCTGATCATCACGGGCACGCAGGACGTCAAGACGGTCGTCGAGGACGGCAAGCGGCTCGGCGGCAAGGAGAGCGCCAAGGCGCACCAGAAGGGCTACGAGGAGACCATGGACGACCTCCTCGGCACCGGCGCCACCGTCCTCACCCTCGCCGACAACCCGTACCCGCCCGAGGACATCCCGTCCTGCGTCTCCGGCGCGGTCAGGGATCTGGAGGACTGCGCGTTCTCGGAGGCGGACGGGTACGGGTACGAGCCGGTGAGCGCGCGGGCGAACGCGAAGTTCGACGAGGTGGGGCTCATCGACCCGAAGCCGGTGATGTGCAAGGACGGCACCTGCCCCGCGGTGATCGGAAACGTGATCGTCTACCGGAACGGGGCACACATCACGGCGTCGTACATGGAGACCCTGACGGACTGGCTGGACGGCCAGCTACCGCGGGTGACGTGA
- the hppD gene encoding 4-hydroxyphenylpyruvate dioxygenase encodes MTETIDQPAPQIRQDDPFPVKGMDAVVFAVGNAKQAAHYYSTAFGMKLVAYSGPENGSRETASYVLENGSARFVFTSVIKAATDRGRFLDAHVAEHGDGVVDLALEVPDARAAYAHAVAQGATGLQEPYELKDEHGTVVLAAIATYGQTRHTLVERTGYDGPYLPGYAAAEPLVAPPARRTFQAVDHCVGNVELGRMDEWVAFYNKVMGFTNMKEFVGDDIATEYSALMSKVVADGTLKVKFPINEPAPGKKKSQIDEYLEFYNSPGVQHIALATNDIVGTVRTMRAAGVAFLGVPDAYYDTLGEWVGDTRVPIDELRELKILADRDEDGYLLQIFTKPVQDRPTVFFEIIERHGSMGFGKGNFKALFEAIEREQDMRGNL; translated from the coding sequence ATGACCGAGACCATTGATCAGCCCGCTCCGCAGATCCGGCAGGACGACCCCTTCCCGGTGAAGGGGATGGACGCCGTGGTGTTCGCGGTCGGCAACGCCAAACAGGCCGCCCACTACTACTCCACGGCGTTCGGCATGAAGCTGGTCGCGTACTCCGGACCGGAGAACGGCAGCCGCGAGACCGCCAGTTACGTCCTGGAGAACGGCTCCGCCCGTTTCGTCTTCACCTCCGTCATCAAGGCCGCCACCGACCGCGGCCGGTTCCTCGACGCACACGTCGCCGAGCACGGCGACGGCGTGGTCGACCTCGCCCTCGAAGTCCCCGACGCGCGCGCCGCGTACGCGCACGCCGTCGCGCAGGGCGCCACCGGCCTCCAGGAGCCGTACGAGCTGAAGGACGAGCACGGCACCGTGGTGCTCGCCGCCATCGCGACGTACGGCCAGACCCGCCACACCCTCGTCGAGCGCACCGGCTACGACGGCCCGTACCTGCCCGGCTACGCCGCCGCGGAGCCGCTGGTCGCGCCGCCCGCGCGGCGGACCTTCCAGGCCGTCGACCACTGCGTCGGCAACGTCGAGCTCGGCAGGATGGACGAGTGGGTGGCCTTCTACAACAAGGTCATGGGCTTCACGAACATGAAGGAGTTCGTGGGCGACGACATCGCCACCGAGTACTCCGCGCTCATGTCCAAGGTCGTCGCGGACGGCACGCTGAAGGTCAAGTTCCCGATCAACGAGCCGGCGCCCGGCAAGAAGAAGTCGCAGATCGACGAGTACCTGGAGTTCTACAACTCCCCAGGCGTCCAGCACATCGCGCTGGCCACGAACGACATCGTCGGCACGGTACGGACCATGCGCGCGGCCGGCGTCGCGTTCCTCGGCGTGCCGGACGCGTACTACGACACCCTCGGCGAGTGGGTCGGCGACACCCGCGTACCGATCGACGAGCTGCGGGAGTTGAAGATCCTCGCCGACCGCGACGAGGACGGCTACCTGCTGCAGATCTTCACCAAGCCGGTGCAGGACCGGCCCACGGTGTTCTTCGAGATCATCGAGCGGCACGGCTCCATGGGCTTCGGAAAGGGCAACTTCAAGGCCCTGTTCGAGGCCATCGAGCGCGAACAGGACATGCGCGGCAACCTCTGA
- a CDS encoding DUF6529 family protein — MLPAAGSTLFAAIGVLWYSAPLWVLNGYAVPGL; from the coding sequence CTGCTCCCGGCGGCGGGCAGCACGCTGTTCGCCGCCATCGGGGTGCTGTGGTACTCGGCGCCGCTGTGGGTCCTCAATGGGTACGCGGTTCCTGGTCTGTAG
- a CDS encoding FAD-binding oxidoreductase, producing MSDEAAAGHATRDEAVRTALRRGLPAAAVLTDPDVTVAYAGDMAGFCPSGTPAAVVLPQTVEQVQHVLRTATELRVPVVPQGARTGLSGAANAEDGAIVLSFVKMDRIVEIDPVNRIAVVEPGVVNAALSRAVAAEGMFYPPDPSSWETCTIGGNIGTGSGGLCCVKYGVTAEYVLGLDVVLPDGRLLTTGRRTAKGVAGYDLTRLFVGSEGSLGAVVGATLALKPAPGPQLALAAEFPSSAAACDAICRIMAGGHVPSLLELMDRMTVRAVNSLTKMGLPETTEALLLAAFDTPDPAADLAAVGALCTAAGATEVVPAADAAESELLLAARRAALPALEAVSGTTMIDDVCVPRSRLGAFLDGVAEIAAAYDLTIGTCVHAGDGNTHPNVCFDPADPDESARARKSFDAIMALGLDLGGTITGEHGVGLLKKEWLAKELGPVGLELQRQIKAVFDPLGIMNPGKLF from the coding sequence ATGAGCGATGAGGCAGCAGCCGGACACGCGACCCGGGACGAGGCAGTGCGTACCGCCCTCCGTCGGGGCCTGCCCGCCGCGGCGGTGCTGACGGACCCGGACGTCACCGTGGCGTACGCCGGCGACATGGCCGGGTTCTGCCCCTCCGGCACGCCCGCGGCGGTGGTGCTGCCGCAGACGGTCGAGCAGGTGCAGCACGTGCTGCGGACGGCGACGGAGCTGCGCGTCCCGGTCGTCCCGCAGGGCGCCCGTACGGGCCTGTCCGGCGCGGCCAACGCGGAGGACGGGGCGATCGTGCTCTCGTTCGTGAAGATGGACCGCATCGTGGAGATCGACCCGGTCAACCGGATCGCCGTCGTCGAACCGGGCGTCGTCAACGCCGCGCTCTCCCGCGCGGTCGCCGCCGAGGGCATGTTCTACCCGCCGGATCCGTCGAGCTGGGAGACGTGCACGATCGGCGGCAACATCGGCACGGGCTCGGGCGGGCTGTGCTGCGTGAAGTACGGCGTCACGGCGGAGTACGTCCTCGGCCTCGACGTCGTCCTCCCCGACGGCCGCCTGCTCACCACCGGCCGCCGGACGGCCAAGGGCGTCGCGGGCTACGACCTGACCCGGCTCTTCGTCGGCTCGGAGGGCAGCCTCGGCGCGGTCGTCGGCGCCACCCTGGCCCTCAAGCCGGCGCCGGGGCCGCAGTTGGCGCTGGCGGCGGAGTTCCCGTCGTCGGCGGCGGCGTGCGACGCGATCTGCCGGATCATGGCGGGCGGGCACGTGCCGTCGCTGCTGGAGCTGATGGACCGGATGACGGTACGGGCCGTCAACTCCCTCACGAAGATGGGCCTCCCGGAGACCACGGAAGCCCTCCTCCTCGCCGCCTTCGACACCCCGGACCCGGCCGCCGACCTCGCCGCCGTGGGCGCCCTCTGCACCGCGGCGGGCGCCACGGAGGTCGTCCCGGCGGCGGACGCGGCCGAGTCGGAACTGCTGCTCGCCGCCCGCCGCGCCGCCCTCCCCGCCCTGGAGGCGGTCAGCGGCACCACGATGATCGACGACGTCTGCGTCCCCCGCAGCCGCCTCGGCGCCTTCCTCGACGGCGTCGCCGAGATCGCCGCGGCGTACGACCTGACCATCGGCACCTGCGTCCACGCGGGCGACGGCAACACCCACCCCAACGTCTGCTTCGACCCGGCCGACCCGGACGAGTCGGCGCGGGCGCGCAAGTCGTTCGACGCGATCATGGCCCTGGGCCTGGACCTGGGCGGCACGATCACGGGGGAGCACGGGGTGGGGCTGCTGAAGAAGGAGTGGCTGGCGAAGGAGCTGGGCCCGGTGGGTCTGGAGCTGCAGCGGCAGATCAAGGCGGTCTTCGACCCGCTGGGCATCATGAACCCGGGCAAGCTGTTCTGA
- a CDS encoding Lrp/AsnC family transcriptional regulator codes for MIDQLDGKLLELLANEPRIGVLEASRRLGVARGTTQARLDRLRSGGVIRGFGPDVDPAALGYPVTAFATLEIKQGQGTDVRSHLARVPEVLELHTITGHGDMLCRLVARSNADLQRVIDLVVGFDGIVRASTAIVMENPVPLRIVPLVRQAAGGSTVGGSAGGAGPEGATERPER; via the coding sequence ATGATCGATCAGCTCGACGGCAAGCTCCTGGAGCTGCTCGCGAACGAGCCGCGCATCGGCGTGCTGGAGGCCAGCCGCCGCCTGGGCGTCGCCCGCGGCACCACGCAGGCCCGGCTCGACCGGCTGCGCTCCGGCGGCGTCATCCGCGGCTTCGGCCCGGACGTCGACCCGGCGGCCCTGGGCTACCCGGTGACGGCGTTCGCCACCCTGGAGATCAAGCAGGGCCAGGGCACGGACGTCCGCAGCCATCTGGCGCGGGTGCCGGAGGTGCTGGAGCTGCACACGATCACGGGGCACGGCGACATGCTGTGCCGGCTGGTGGCGCGGTCGAACGCCGATCTGCAGCGGGTGATCGACCTGGTGGTGGGGTTCGACGGGATCGTGCGGGCGTCGACGGCGATCGTGATGGAGAACCCGGTGCCGCTGCGGATCGTCCCGCTCGTACGGCAGGCGGCGGGCGGCTCCACGGTGGGCGGCTCTGCGGGGGGTGCCGGCCCGGAAGGTGCTACGGAGCGGCCGGAGCGGTGA